In Coregonus clupeaformis isolate EN_2021a unplaced genomic scaffold, ASM2061545v1 scaf0400, whole genome shotgun sequence, a single genomic region encodes these proteins:
- the LOC121550319 gene encoding nucleolar protein 12-like — protein sequence MKNMKNWNKKEKGKHEKFKPGSKKREKCVVMFNDNERQDYLTGFHKRKVERRKAAVVEIQTKIKEEQKRVKEERHKEYLKLLQERKEALDDDDDEEDELEDVITGTTESVQYDHPNHTVTVTTISDLDLTGASLFASATNQVTEDGEEVGEQENICAMPKKSGNPILNKKICSLNASLHAHQTQRKGSRKGKQEGKGRGRPTDKKPSATDKKGRIEKNRVGRTTKKQRRRLTGKRVHHKD from the exons ATGAAAAACATGAAGAACTGGAACAAAAAGGAAAAGGGGAAGCATGAGAAATTTAAACCTGGATCTAAGAAAAGAGAGAAATGTGTGGTCATGTTCAACGATAACGAGCGACA GGACTATCTGACAGGATTCCACAAGAGAAAGGTGGAGAGGAGGAAAGCAGCGGTGGTGGAAATCCAGACCAAGATAAAGGAGGAGCAGAAGAGAGTCAAAGAAGAG AGACACAAGGAGTATTTGAAATTACTGCAGGAAAGAAAAGAGGCTCTCG atgatgatgatgatgaggaagatGAATTGGAGGATGTGATAACAGGCACAACTGAGTCTGTACAGTACGATCACCCCAACCACACTGTTACCGTAACAACCATCAGTGACCTTGACCTCACAGGGGCCAGTCTCTTTGCGTCAGCAACCAATCAG GTTACTGAGGACGGTGAGGAGGTGGGGGAGCAGGAGAACATTTGCGCTATGCCAAAGAAATCTGGTAATCCCATCCTCAATAAAAA aATCTGCTCACTGAACGCCTCGCTTCACGCTCACCAGACGCAGCGGAAGGGAAGCAGGAAAGGGAAGCAGGAAGGCAAAGGACGAGGCCGGCCAACAGACAAAAAGCCAAGTGCCACAGACAAGAAGGGCAGAATTGAGAAGAACAGAGTTGGGAGGACCACCAAGAAGCAAAGACGCAGACTGACTGGGAAGAGGGTACATCACAAGGACTGA